CCCTGGAGGAATATACCCCCACACTGTTGGGGGAAGTGGCCGCCACCCTGAGGGGGGAAAATGAATTGTGGTTGGGTTTGGCCCTGATTTCCGGCAAATTCAACGATTTGGAACCAGAACAGTTGGCCGCCGCCGCCAGTGCCCTCATTACGGAAACTCCCCGTTCCGATGCTTGGACTGATTTCAAGCCTTCCCCTGTAGTGTTGGCCGCTCTCCGTCCCAGTAATGATTTGTTTGGCCTATTATTTTGCCTTAAACACCCTCAACCTCCCCTTGCCCTCTGGCAGGCTATGACGGTGGCGGATCATTTGCAACGGCTTAATCTCTGGGATCTACGACGTAAATTGATCAAAGCTCAAAATCAACGGGCGATCGCCATTCCCCTTTGGTTGGAAGTGGATTTTATGGGCTTGGTGGAACAGTGGGCATTGGGCATGGAGTGGGAAAACCTCTGCCGCCAGACCAGTTTGGATGAGGGGGATTTAGTCCGACTTTTCCGGCGCACGGTGGATCTGCTTTGGCAAATTCCCCAGGTGCCCCACCTTTCCCCCCGACTAAAACGGAATGCTCGCATTGCGGTGCAACAAATGAAGCGTTTTCCCCTCTAACCAATTGGCGATCGGGAGGATTTCCTCGAAAACGCTGGGAATATATCGATCACTTGGCCACTAAACACTAGGCGGCCATGGCCTTTTACTACCCCCAACAAGACCTATTTCTACAGGCGACCTTGGCTGGCCAATTTATAGCCAACGGCCATGGAGACAAAAGAAAGCAGAAATTCCCACAGACTAGTGGGATTAAGGATCGCTCGACTGCTAAAAAACACCAGCACCACGCCGATGATAATCGGTATCCAGCCCCAGGATTTTTCCCTGGCGGGCAAAAAAACTAACATCATCACCCCAGCAATGAGGGCCAAAATTGAGCCATCGGCGGCAATACCCCGCCAAAAGTAAGGATAAACGTTGGTAGTGAAAATGATGTTGTTACCCAGAAAATAGATGCCGGTGCCAATGAGAACTATGCCGATCAGTCTTGCTATTAGAGCCATGGTATTGTCGTGGTAATTGATTTATTGATAATGGGCATTAAACTTTGGGTTTTAGCTTGATATTTAGTTTAGGGACAAAGCTTTTGATTAAAACTGATTCTATTTCCTGCAGATAATGTTTAGGTAGCGAAGTTATGAAAGCAATTTTGCCATCTTCTATTAAGTCAAAATCAGATTGTCTGTGATGAGAATACCAACGCTTTTGAAGGTTGACTGACATTCCAATATATTGAATTGCATCATCTTTGTTGAGGACAAAATAAATTCCAGGCTGTTCTGGTAGTTCGTCCCTTTCTTCAATTGGTACTGCTGACAATTTTGCGGGATTAATTTGAGTTATTTCCAAAAAAATTCCATCGTAAATGAATTTTGAAATATATTCAATAAAGGAAAGGAATAAAAAATCAGAGCTATTCCAGGAATTTAATTCTTCTGGTAATTCTGAATCTAAAGGATCAAATTCCTGACCATCGAGGACACACATAAAAGAAGCGATTATGTTTTCCCATTCATAAACATATTTTTTAGATTTATAGCGGTTCTGCCATTTATCTAGCCAATTTTGTGCATCATTCCAAGCTTCTGGATAATACCATTCTTGCCATAATTGTTTTAGTTTATTCGCCGTCGGTGGTTTTGGTGGATCGCAATATTCGCGGTCGTAAATATTTTTCCATGCTTTCCTAAATATTGAGTATATTTCACTAGGTAACTCTGGGATTTCAAATTCTTTTTGCTGATAGCTTTGGATTTCTGGATCAATATCAATATATTTAGTGATTTCGTTGGATTCGTTGTTTTGACCCATCTTCATCTCTACTTGTGTCAATCCAGATTCTAATAAAGGAATAAAGTTGCTAGTTTCTAAAAATTCTCCATCAATAACTTCATCATTTATTTCTTCTTCTTTGGGTGTGTTAAGCAAAAGTGACAACTGTAATCCCAGCGCCCCAGAAATCCATTCTCTACCCGGAAACAACAAGTCAACTTGATATTTGTCTTCCAAAAGTAAACTAAAATTACCCTTAATTGAGTTGAGGTAATATTTTTTGACTTCAGATATTATTTCTTCGTAAAATTGTGACAAGATTTTAACTTCATTTGCCGCTTTTCCTTTGGTGTGTAAATAAGGCTTAACAACTACACTACCATGCTCACTTAAGGGATCTAGTTCCTCTGTTATCCACTCCTTAACATCTTCAATATCAAGGGAGCCTAATCCTTTATTTTCTCGACGTAAAAGTTCTGTCTCTATTGCTTTTCGGCAAATATCAGACCAATTTGCGTCTACCTTTGCCATTCGACTTTTTAAATCATCGGTCACATAAACATTGAGTGCAGGCATGGTTAAACCATAAGTAGAAGTATAAAGAAGATTATACGCATATTCTCTGGGTGCGACAACCAAAATTATGCGCACATGCAATTATTCTTTACAAAACTTAGGTTCTATCTCCCTAAGTTGACTTTTTGTGGCCAGGCTTGAGCAAAGGGGAATAAACCATCGACAATGGACAGAAGCATAGATTCGCTACGAGACAGGAGAGAACAATGTCCAACAATCCCAGAAGCCAGGTAATTACCCAGGGCACCCAACGGAGTCCCAACCGGGCCATGCTCCGGGCCGTTGGTTTTGGCGATGATGACTTTACGAAACCCATTGTGGGTATTGCCAACGGGTACAGCACCATTACCCCCTGCAACATGGGCATTAATGATCTGGCTCTACGGGCCGAGGCCGGCTTACGGACAGCGGGGGCCATGCCCCAATTGTTTGGCACTATCACCATCAGTGACGGTATTTCCATGGGTACGGAAGGGATGAAATATTCCCTAGTTTCCCGGGAAGTGATTGCTGATTCCATCGAAACAGTATGCAATGGCCAACGCATGGACGGAGTTTTGGCGATCGGGGGCTGTGATAAGAATATGCCGGGGGCAATGATTGCCATGGCTCGCCTCAATATTCCCTCTATCTTTGTTTACGGTGGCACTATTAAACCCGGACATTATGCCGGGGAAGATTTAACAGTGGTCAGTGCCTTTGAAGCGGTGGGCCAGTACAGCGCTGGCAAAATTGATGAGGAAACCCTCTACGGCATTGAACGGAATGCCTGTCCTGGGGCTGGTTCCTGTGGGGGGATGTTCACCGCCAACACCATGTCCTCCGCCTTTGAAGCTATGGGGATGAGCTTGCCCTATTCTTCTACCATGGCCGCAGTGGATGGGGAAAAAGCCGACAGCACCGAGGAGTCCGCCAAGGTTTTGG
The genomic region above belongs to Synechocystis sp. PCC 6803 substr. PCC-P and contains:
- a CDS encoding GIY-YIG nuclease family protein yields the protein MVVAPREYAYNLLYTSTYGLTMPALNVYVTDDLKSRMAKVDANWSDICRKAIETELLRRENKGLGSLDIEDVKEWITEELDPLSEHGSVVVKPYLHTKGKAANEVKILSQFYEEIISEVKKYYLNSIKGNFSLLLEDKYQVDLLFPGREWISGALGLQLSLLLNTPKEEEINDEVIDGEFLETSNFIPLLESGLTQVEMKMGQNNESNEITKYIDIDPEIQSYQQKEFEIPELPSEIYSIFRKAWKNIYDREYCDPPKPPTANKLKQLWQEWYYPEAWNDAQNWLDKWQNRYKSKKYVYEWENIIASFMCVLDGQEFDPLDSELPEELNSWNSSDFLFLSFIEYISKFIYDGIFLEITQINPAKLSAVPIEERDELPEQPGIYFVLNKDDAIQYIGMSVNLQKRWYSHHRQSDFDLIEDGKIAFITSLPKHYLQEIESVLIKSFVPKLNIKLKPKV